A single genomic interval of Chryseobacterium paludis harbors:
- a CDS encoding TIGR01777 family oxidoreductase, translating to MKIIIAAGTGFLGRNLERYFIEKGNQVYILTRNPKRKNEVYWDAQTLDKWKDFLEDSDVLINLTGKSVDCRYTDENKKEIYTSRIESTKVLQQAIDNCINKPKVWLNASSATIYVHSEKHLNTEENGIIGDDFSMNICKSWEKEFFKVGHDEVRKVALRTSIVLGKNGGAFPKLRQITKLGLGGKQGNGNQNVSWIHVDDFCRAVEWIIENENISGPINVTAPNPLSNEELMKKLRARLRMPFGMNAPIWQLEIASIFLRTETELLLKSRNVYPEILVKNNFRFSFPDIDVTLQNLI from the coding sequence ATGAAAATAATTATAGCTGCTGGAACCGGCTTTCTTGGAAGAAACCTAGAAAGATATTTTATAGAAAAAGGAAATCAGGTTTATATTTTAACCAGAAATCCGAAACGCAAAAACGAAGTATATTGGGATGCCCAAACATTAGATAAATGGAAAGATTTCCTTGAAGATTCTGATGTTTTAATCAATCTTACAGGGAAATCCGTTGACTGCAGGTATACTGATGAAAATAAAAAAGAAATTTATACGTCAAGAATTGAAAGTACAAAAGTGCTTCAGCAAGCCATTGATAACTGTATTAACAAGCCTAAAGTTTGGCTCAATGCAAGTTCAGCTACCATTTATGTGCATTCAGAAAAGCATTTGAATACAGAAGAAAATGGAATTATTGGCGATGATTTTTCAATGAATATCTGTAAAAGCTGGGAAAAAGAATTTTTCAAAGTTGGACATGATGAGGTAAGAAAAGTGGCTTTACGAACTTCTATTGTATTAGGGAAAAATGGAGGTGCTTTTCCAAAACTTCGTCAGATCACGAAATTGGGCTTAGGAGGTAAACAGGGAAATGGAAATCAAAATGTCAGTTGGATTCATGTAGATGATTTCTGTCGTGCAGTAGAATGGATCATTGAAAATGAAAATATTTCAGGTCCAATTAATGTAACAGCACCGAATCCTCTATCCAATGAAGAATTGATGAAGAAGTTAAGAGCTCGATTAAGAATGCCTTTTGGAATGAATGCTCCGATCTGGCAATTAGAAATTGCATCTATATTTTTGAGAACAGAAACAGAACTTTTACTAAAAAGCAGAAATGTATATCCAGAAATATTGGTGAAAAATAATTTCCGGTTTTCTTTTCCGGATATTGATGTTACATTACAAAATTTAATTTAA
- a CDS encoding YqjF family protein, which yields MNFLKAEWRKLAIINYEVSPEILEKYLPQGTELDFYNGKCYVSVVGFMFLNTKLLGMSIPFYRDFEEVNLRFYVKKKEKNTWKRGVVFIKEIVPKWALSFIANSFYKENYKTMPMKNLIHQEDSELKVQYSWKDKGWHSIEVIADSEALPMESNSEFEFITEHYYGFTKRDSKTSEYEVCHPKWEYYPVKSYQLDIEFRSIYGKDFEFLNDQEPISVMLAEGSEIEVKVKKYII from the coding sequence ATGAACTTTCTAAAAGCCGAATGGCGCAAATTAGCCATCATCAATTATGAAGTAAGTCCGGAAATTCTGGAAAAATACCTTCCACAAGGTACCGAACTCGATTTTTATAATGGAAAATGTTATGTAAGTGTAGTGGGCTTTATGTTTTTAAATACAAAATTACTGGGAATGTCAATCCCTTTTTACCGGGATTTTGAAGAAGTAAATCTTCGTTTTTATGTAAAGAAAAAAGAAAAGAACACCTGGAAAAGAGGAGTTGTTTTCATTAAAGAGATTGTTCCGAAATGGGCATTAAGTTTTATAGCCAATTCTTTTTACAAAGAGAATTACAAAACAATGCCGATGAAAAACTTGATTCATCAAGAAGATAGTGAACTGAAAGTTCAATATTCATGGAAAGATAAAGGCTGGCATTCTATCGAGGTGATAGCAGATAGTGAAGCATTACCAATGGAAAGTAACTCAGAGTTTGAATTCATTACCGAACATTATTATGGCTTTACCAAAAGAGATAGTAAAACATCTGAATATGAGGTTTGCCATCCAAAATGGGAGTATTATCCTGTAAAAAGCTATCAACTGGACATTGAGTTTCGTAGTATCTATGGAAAGGATTTTGAGTTTTTAAATGATCAGGAACCCATATCCGTAATGCTTGCCGAAGGCTCTGAAATTGAAGTCAAAGTAAAAAAATATATCATTTAA
- a CDS encoding SRPBCC family protein has product MSRICLETIIKADIDVVFDLARDIDLHQKSTFKTKEKAIAGRTSGLIELNETVTWRAKHLGFYQTHTSKISSMEKPYEFTDIMLKGTFKSLKHQHLFKQEGKNTIMTDIFEFESPFNIVGKLFNTFFLKNYLKGFLLERNATIKKAAES; this is encoded by the coding sequence ATGTCTAGAATTTGTTTAGAAACAATTATTAAAGCTGATATTGATGTAGTTTTTGATCTGGCGAGAGATATTGATTTACACCAGAAGTCAACATTCAAAACTAAGGAAAAAGCTATTGCAGGACGTACAAGTGGATTAATAGAATTGAATGAAACGGTAACCTGGAGAGCAAAACATTTAGGATTCTATCAAACGCATACCTCAAAGATAAGCAGCATGGAAAAACCTTATGAGTTTACAGATATTATGTTGAAAGGAACCTTTAAATCTTTAAAACACCAGCATTTGTTTAAACAAGAAGGTAAAAATACAATAATGACAGATATTTTCGAGTTTGAATCTCCATTTAACATTGTCGGAAAATTGTTTAATACATTTTTCCTTAAAAATTATCTTAAAGGCTTTTTGCTGGAAAGAAATGCAACCATTAAAAAAGCAGCTGAATCATGA
- a CDS encoding GbsR/MarR family transcriptional regulator: protein MKLSEAKEKYIQTWGTFATNWGINRTMAQVHALLLASGKPLSTDEVMEQLEISRGNANMNLRALMDWGIVKKELVKGDRKEYFIAEKDVWFLFKQITKERRKREIEPVISFLEELKNIEDNDSDEAKEFIKLMQDFSSVTGKINNIMDLAIKSDDHWLVGKITNLLK from the coding sequence ATGAAACTTTCAGAAGCTAAAGAAAAATACATTCAGACTTGGGGAACGTTTGCTACCAATTGGGGGATCAACCGTACTATGGCACAGGTTCATGCTTTGCTTCTGGCAAGTGGGAAACCGTTATCTACAGATGAAGTAATGGAGCAACTTGAAATTTCAAGAGGAAATGCTAATATGAATTTACGGGCTTTAATGGATTGGGGAATTGTAAAGAAAGAATTAGTGAAAGGAGACAGAAAGGAATATTTCATCGCAGAAAAGGATGTTTGGTTTTTATTTAAACAAATTACTAAGGAGCGCAGAAAGAGAGAAATTGAACCTGTCATTTCTTTTTTAGAAGAGTTGAAAAACATTGAAGATAATGATTCAGACGAAGCTAAGGAGTTTATTAAATTAATGCAGGACTTTAGCTCAGTGACTGGAAAGATCAATAACATTATGGATCTGGCGATTAAGAGTGATGATCACTGGTTGGTAGGAAAGATCACTAACTTATTGAAGTAG
- a CDS encoding C1 family peptidase, which produces MKYNKIASLLFVLSAGSMMFAQDDLINKLKNNQSQNANFKFTTLKDVGATSVKNQGSSGTCWSYSGNSFLESEMQRMGKKPVDLAEIFTARNSYHDKAKLYVLNSGAISWGDGGELHDVINMYKKYGAVPQDVYTGLRPGQTTNNFKEMQDKIKPVLDSLVQAATKGKLSDNWMSSVDAILDEYLGKVPTNFTYNGKSYTPKTFANEVVGINAEDYVELSSYKDYPYFQKFVNPIPDNWSHDSDWNVPMTDITAIVDNAISKGYSIGWATDVSEPYFSYKNGVAYVPDVNLDQITPEVKKELFTEPKKDKTITEDMRQNALNNLSTTDDHGMHIVGLAKDQSGKEYYMVKNSWGVTNDFEGYIYVTRPYVEYKSTAILVHKNAIPKSILKQLKPTKNIGL; this is translated from the coding sequence ATGAAATATAACAAAATTGCATCATTACTTTTTGTTTTGTCTGCAGGAAGTATGATGTTCGCACAAGATGACTTGATCAACAAGTTAAAAAACAATCAATCTCAAAATGCCAATTTTAAATTTACCACTCTAAAAGATGTTGGTGCTACTTCGGTAAAAAATCAGGGTTCTTCAGGAACATGTTGGAGCTATTCAGGAAATTCTTTCCTGGAATCTGAAATGCAGCGTATGGGTAAAAAACCTGTTGACCTTGCAGAGATTTTTACGGCGAGAAATTCTTATCACGACAAAGCAAAATTATATGTACTAAATAGCGGAGCAATCAGTTGGGGTGATGGTGGAGAATTACATGATGTAATCAACATGTACAAAAAGTATGGAGCTGTTCCTCAGGATGTTTATACAGGATTAAGACCTGGGCAAACTACCAATAATTTTAAAGAAATGCAGGATAAAATAAAACCTGTATTAGACAGTTTGGTTCAGGCAGCTACAAAAGGTAAACTTTCTGATAACTGGATGTCTTCGGTAGATGCTATACTCGATGAATACTTAGGAAAAGTTCCAACAAACTTTACGTATAATGGGAAATCATATACTCCAAAAACATTCGCTAATGAAGTAGTAGGAATCAATGCTGAAGATTATGTAGAATTATCATCATACAAAGATTATCCATATTTTCAGAAATTCGTAAATCCAATTCCTGATAACTGGAGCCATGATTCTGACTGGAACGTTCCAATGACAGATATCACAGCTATTGTTGATAATGCAATATCTAAAGGATATTCTATTGGTTGGGCAACTGATGTTTCCGAGCCTTATTTCTCATACAAAAACGGAGTGGCTTATGTTCCGGATGTTAATTTGGATCAAATTACTCCTGAAGTAAAAAAAGAATTATTCACTGAGCCTAAAAAAGACAAAACGATCACAGAAGATATGCGTCAAAATGCGCTTAATAATCTTTCTACTACGGATGATCATGGTATGCACATTGTGGGATTGGCAAAAGATCAGAGTGGAAAAGAATATTATATGGTTAAGAACTCTTGGGGTGTAACCAATGATTTTGAAGGATATATTTATGTAACAAGACCTTATGTTGAATATAAATCAACTGCTATTTTGGTACATAAAAATGCAATTCCAAAAAGTATCTTAAAGCAATTGAAGCCTACCAAAAATATTGGTTTATAA
- a CDS encoding bacteriocin-like protein: MKNSKKLTKSELKGINGGNAPECPVGSIACYHRPQNGIPSYWTCELSSVGCKS; the protein is encoded by the coding sequence ATGAAAAATTCAAAAAAATTAACAAAGTCAGAATTAAAAGGAATTAATGGCGGAAATGCTCCTGAATGTCCAGTTGGATCAATAGCATGTTATCATCGGCCTCAGAATGGCATTCCCAGCTATTGGACTTGTGAATTAAGTAGTGTTGGGTGCAAAAGTTAG